From the Leucobacter tenebrionis genome, one window contains:
- a CDS encoding iron chaperone: MSEQATTIDEYLDGVDPAFRPELERIRALVTRLVPSVQETMSYRMPTLKYKDRALVYFTASKKHMSFYPSSWAIDELKDRLSDYKTTEHAVQFTLANPLPDELIEDLVRVHVREIDSDRK, from the coding sequence ATGAGCGAACAGGCGACCACGATCGACGAGTATCTGGATGGGGTCGATCCCGCGTTTCGTCCGGAACTCGAGCGAATACGCGCACTGGTGACGCGGCTCGTGCCGAGCGTCCAGGAAACCATGAGCTACCGCATGCCGACGTTGAAGTACAAGGACCGCGCGTTGGTCTACTTCACCGCGTCCAAGAAGCACATGAGCTTCTATCCCTCCTCGTGGGCGATCGACGAGCTGAAGGATCGACTCTCTGATTACAAGACCACGGAGCACGCGGTCCAGTTCACGCTCGCGAACCCGCTCCCCGATGAGCTGATCGAGGATCTCGTCCGAGTCCACGTTCGCGAGATCGACTCGGATCGCAAGTAG
- a CDS encoding thiol-disulfide oxidoreductase DCC family protein: MSAPTEQSLLVYDGDCAFCTTWVRRLERLLDRFPDAQPWQWLDLGELGLAQNDVTRFAWLLCGNRRFRGHAAFAALLRMQPSYAARFFGHLLVTPPFSWVSALGYSLIARFRHRLPGGTAACALPKPKE, encoded by the coding sequence ATGAGTGCCCCGACCGAACAATCGCTTCTCGTGTACGACGGCGACTGCGCCTTCTGCACCACCTGGGTGCGCCGACTCGAGCGACTTCTCGACCGATTTCCCGATGCGCAGCCCTGGCAGTGGCTGGATCTCGGAGAACTCGGACTCGCTCAGAACGACGTCACGAGATTCGCCTGGCTGTTGTGCGGCAACAGACGATTCCGCGGACACGCCGCATTCGCGGCGCTCCTGCGCATGCAACCGTCGTACGCCGCACGGTTCTTCGGTCACCTGTTGGTCACGCCGCCGTTCTCGTGGGTATCGGCGCTCGGCTATTCGCTGATCGCCCGCTTCCGCCACCGTCTGCCCGGAGGAACCGCGGCATGCGCGCTCCCGAAGCCGAAGGAGTGA
- a CDS encoding 2-isopropylmalate synthase: protein MTTTFPTLTTPAGPVPAEAPAWNRQRRSQMPSHRYADVYSRVAVPLTSAEREWPAKQLTEAPLWVPVDLRDGNQALAEPMDPARKRRFFELMVAMGYKEIEVGYPSASQTDYDFVRLIADTDIAPDDVTIVVFTPARRDLIERTVASVQGIANPVVIHMYTATAPAWRDLVLRQDRDELKRLILAGGRDVLEFAGETPNVRFEFSPEVFNLTEPDYAIDICDAMTELWQATPERPVILNLPATVEIAAPNVYADQIEYMHRRLARRDGVILSVHPHNDRGTGIACAELAVLAGAQRVEGCIFGNGERTGNVDIATLALNLHAQGIDPMIDFSDIDEIRRTVEYCNRIDVHARHPYVGDLVHTAFSGTHQDAIKKGFAEHRARAEAEGRAASEIEWRVPYLPIDPADIGRSYDAVIRVNSQSGKGGIAYLLETEYGIELPRRMQIDLARHVQAHTDTTGGEVTAAELRSIFEASYLAAQSDSGVSLLGYETSENGGVTRTRIDLRVTGGDFSSEHVGIGPIEALTAALAERGIDLEVLELHQTSIGAGSGSQALTLIEYRCPDGTGWSAGRADSVLAASMNAVLAAAGACSAA from the coding sequence ATGACCACGACTTTCCCAACTCTGACTACGCCCGCAGGCCCGGTGCCCGCTGAGGCTCCCGCGTGGAACCGGCAGCGACGTTCGCAGATGCCGTCGCACCGCTACGCCGATGTGTACTCTCGTGTCGCCGTGCCGCTCACCTCCGCGGAGCGCGAATGGCCGGCCAAGCAGTTGACGGAGGCGCCCCTGTGGGTGCCGGTCGATCTGCGCGACGGAAACCAGGCCCTCGCCGAGCCGATGGATCCCGCCCGGAAGCGCCGATTTTTCGAACTCATGGTCGCTATGGGGTACAAGGAGATCGAGGTCGGCTACCCGTCGGCTTCCCAGACCGACTACGACTTCGTTCGGCTCATTGCCGACACGGACATCGCACCCGACGACGTGACGATCGTCGTGTTCACGCCCGCCCGGCGCGATCTGATCGAGCGTACGGTCGCCTCCGTTCAAGGGATCGCGAACCCGGTGGTGATCCACATGTACACCGCTACCGCACCGGCCTGGCGAGACCTGGTGCTGCGGCAGGATCGCGATGAGCTGAAGCGGCTCATCCTGGCGGGTGGACGCGACGTGCTCGAGTTCGCCGGCGAGACGCCGAACGTGCGGTTCGAGTTCAGCCCAGAGGTGTTCAACCTCACCGAGCCCGACTACGCGATCGATATCTGCGACGCGATGACCGAGCTGTGGCAGGCGACGCCGGAGCGACCGGTGATCCTGAATCTTCCTGCGACCGTAGAGATCGCGGCGCCGAACGTGTACGCCGACCAGATCGAGTACATGCACAGACGCCTCGCCCGCCGCGACGGTGTGATCCTCTCCGTGCACCCGCACAACGACCGCGGCACCGGCATCGCCTGTGCGGAACTGGCTGTGCTCGCGGGTGCCCAGCGGGTCGAGGGGTGCATCTTCGGCAACGGCGAGCGCACCGGCAACGTGGACATCGCGACGCTGGCGCTGAATCTCCACGCGCAGGGCATCGATCCGATGATCGATTTCTCCGACATCGATGAGATCCGCCGCACCGTTGAATACTGCAATCGCATCGACGTGCACGCCCGGCACCCCTATGTCGGCGACCTCGTGCATACCGCGTTCAGCGGCACCCACCAGGACGCGATCAAGAAGGGTTTCGCCGAGCACCGCGCCCGGGCCGAAGCCGAGGGTCGGGCGGCGAGCGAGATCGAGTGGCGGGTGCCATACCTGCCCATCGATCCCGCCGACATCGGTCGCAGCTACGACGCCGTGATCCGCGTCAACTCCCAGTCAGGCAAGGGCGGCATCGCCTATCTGCTCGAAACCGAATACGGCATCGAACTGCCTCGCCGTATGCAGATCGACCTCGCACGCCACGTCCAAGCCCACACGGACACCACCGGCGGGGAGGTCACCGCGGCCGAGCTGAGGAGCATCTTCGAGGCCTCCTATCTCGCGGCGCAGAGCGACAGCGGAGTGAGCCTCCTCGGGTACGAGACGAGTGAGAACGGGGGAGTGACCCGCACTCGGATCGACCTGCGGGTCACCGGCGGGGACTTCTCGAGCGAGCACGTGGGCATCGGCCCTATTGAGGCGCTGACGGCCGCCCTCGCCGAGCGCGGGATCGACCTCGAGGTACTCGAGCTGCATCAGACAAGCATCGGTGCAGGGAGCGGCAGTCAGGCTCTCACACTCATCGAGTACCGATGCCCCGACGGTACCGGATGGAGTGCCGGACGAGCCGATTCGGTGCTTGCCGCCAGCATGAACGCCGTCCTCGCCGCCGCGGGAGCCTGTTCTGCGGCCTGA
- a CDS encoding FadR/GntR family transcriptional regulator — translation MAQVQRTPLADQAAELLLERIRSGEWELGEKLPGETTLAPQLGVGRSTVREAIRQLAGRGVLSSRQGAGVFVTALDVREDWDQVLARADIIAVIEARIAIETEAAGLAASRRTPRDLHAIRRALDLRWQRRAGIEEHVDADTAFHRAIVAAAHNPILLELFDGFTPRLRQAMIDMLRIRDAHGSEADQHVHANLADAIAQRDAIAASAQSRTHLSSLADALR, via the coding sequence ATGGCTCAGGTACAACGGACTCCGCTCGCGGATCAGGCCGCCGAGCTGCTGCTCGAACGGATCAGATCAGGCGAGTGGGAGCTTGGCGAGAAGCTTCCCGGCGAGACCACGCTCGCCCCGCAGCTGGGCGTCGGGCGTTCGACAGTGCGTGAGGCGATCCGCCAGCTCGCCGGCCGCGGCGTGCTCTCGTCACGACAGGGTGCGGGCGTGTTCGTGACGGCCCTGGACGTGCGCGAGGACTGGGACCAGGTGCTGGCCCGAGCTGACATCATCGCGGTGATCGAGGCGCGGATCGCCATCGAGACCGAGGCCGCAGGGCTTGCGGCCAGTCGCCGCACCCCGCGGGATCTGCACGCGATCCGCCGAGCACTCGACCTCCGATGGCAGCGGAGGGCCGGCATCGAGGAGCATGTCGACGCCGACACCGCGTTCCATCGCGCGATCGTCGCCGCGGCCCACAACCCGATCCTGTTGGAGCTCTTCGACGGGTTCACGCCGCGCCTCCGTCAGGCGATGATCGACATGCTCCGCATCCGAGACGCCCACGGCAGCGAGGCCGACCAGCACGTGCACGCGAACCTCGCAGACGCGATCGCCCAGCGCGACGCGATCGCCGCGTCAGCGCAAAGCCGCACCCATCTCTCCTCGCTCGCCGATGCTCTGCGCTGA